A genomic region of Cyprinus carpio isolate SPL01 chromosome B13, ASM1834038v1, whole genome shotgun sequence contains the following coding sequences:
- the LOC109092138 gene encoding mini-chromosome maintenance complex-binding protein isoform X2, which produces MTQFSRHGVLCPSELWNVLVIVQVKRSISCTFRVFQNPAAMPTVHDWINNPLGVVDGLFAQSNSSPDWEKKVVEYFKEKLKLNDAHTWVPSLNDVPLHYLKPNSLVKFRCMVQDMFDPEFFLGVYETNDPTSNSKQVKCGKYKDVTEGGVDFNSRNTVTSERQTFYCVPIPGESQWAKESYAGTNQARVVPSTSYVPNRHKRSYEEDDEMDMQPQQMKDVSQGAQSSAESHGNTEPKRQETEAPSHDSSPSHCTSSLDLNFPLPGEKGPACLVKVYENWDSFKLNDMLEVFGILSVDPALSVIADEREASSLLDPTEGMETVEEQRVHSPPASLVPRLHMLYAQPLAHNNPLLPSSATENNDLSSDLGELASVRAELLTYLTHVLMGDSLAAEYLILHLISNVYSRRDVLPLGKFTLNLSGCPHSSPYTEHLYKVIQQLVPSSYRLCMSLHNMNNQRMVPRKDYTANRLVSGTLQLASNTSLFLDETQLEQGQLDATGVRNITALGNLISWQKVDYDFNYHQMEFSCNINVLITSEGRSLLPSDSQVHLRPTLNPPNLEEYLSAVQVAQVPSQLNKYRIYLSVARALNYTISDEITKAVEEDFVEMRKDDPQNMSAEDLHRLLVVARLLSLSHGQNTLSRDGWMKAKQLEALRISRTPQQKCVNGNEP; this is translated from the exons ATGACGCAATTTTCCCGCCACGGTGTATTGTGCCCCTCTGAACTCTGGAACGTGCTTGTTATAGTACAAGTCAAAAGGAGTATTAGTTGTACTTTTCGTGTGTTTCAGAATCCTGCAGCGATGCCTACGGTTCATGACTGGATCAATAACCCACTGGGTGTTGTTGATGGGCTGTTTG CCCAGAGTAACTCAAGTCCAGACTGGGAGAAGAAAGTTGTGGAGTATTTCAAAGAGAAACTGAAACTAAACGACGCTCATACATGG GTTCCATCGCTGAATGATGTTCCCCTGCACTACCTGAAGCCTAATAGCCTCGTGAAATTTCGTTGCATGGTCCAGGATATGTTTGATCCAGAATTTTTCCTGGGTGTTTATGAGACGAATGATCCCACGTCTAACTCTAAA CAGGTGAAATGTGGAAAATACAAAGATGTCACAGAGGGTGGG GTGGACTTCAACTCAAGAAACACAGTTACTTCAGAGAGACAGACCTTTTACTGTGTCCCCATCCCAGGAGAATCTCAATGGGCCAAAGAA AGCTATGCAGGTACCAATCAGGCACGAGTGGTGCCCTCCACTTCCTATGTCCCAAACAGGCATAAGCGCAGCTATGAAGAGGACGATGAGATGGACATGCAGCCCCAACAGATGAAAGATGTTAGTCAAG GAGCTCAGAGCTCTGCAGAGTCTCATGGCAACACTGAGCCGAAGCGTCAGGAGACAGAAGCTCCCAGCCACGACTCGTCTCCGTCACACTGCACATCCAGTCTGGACCTCAACTTCCCTTTGCCTGGAGAAAAGGGCCCAGCCTGTCTTGTTAAG GTGTATGAGAACTGGGACAGTTTCAAACTGAATGACATGTTGGAAGTATTTGGCATCCTTTCTGTGGACCCTGCCTTGAGTGTGATTGCAGATGAGAG AGAGGCGTCTTCGCTGCTGGACCCCACAGAAGGTATGGAGACTGTGGAGGAGCAAAGAGTTCACAGCCCGCCAGCATCCCTCGTACCACGACTGCATATGCTGTATGCCCAGCCTCTCGCGCACAACAACCCACTACTGCCCTCTAGTGCAACGGAGAATAACG ATTTGAGCAGTGATCTTGGGGAACTGGCTTCAGTCCGAGCAGAGCTGCTCACCTACCTCACACATGTCCTGATGGGGGATTCACTCGCGGCAGAGTACCTCATTCTCCATCTCATCTCCAATGT GTACAGCAGACGGGATGTTCTTCCTTTGGGCAAATTCACCTTGAATCTCAGTGGCTGTCCTCACAGCTCTCCATACACTGAGCATCTCTACAAAGTCATCCAACAGCTTGTGCCATCT TCATACCGGCTATGCATGAGCCTACATAACATGAACAACCAGAGGATGGTGCCCCGTAAAGATTACACAGCTAACCGCCTGGTGAGTGGGACACTTCAGCTGGCCAGCAACACATCATTGTTTCTGGATGAGACACAGCTGGAGCAGGGCCAACTGGACGCCACAG GTGTGCGAAACATCACCGCGCTGGGGAACCTGATCTCCTGGCAGAAGGTTGATTACGACTTTAACTACCACCAGATGGAATTCTCCTGCAATATTAACGTGCTTATCACATCTGAGGGCCGATCGCTTCTCCCG TCTGACAGTCAGGTTCACCTGCGGCCCACCCTGAACCCACCTAACCTGGAGGAGTACCTGAGCGCCGTGCAGGTGGCGCAGGTTCCATCCCAGCTCAACAAGTATCGCATCTATCTGAGTGTGGCTCGTGCCCTGAACTACACTATTTCGGATGAGATTACAAAG GCAGTAGAAGAAGACTTTGTAGAGATGCGAAAAGATGACCCTCAGAATATGTCTGCGGAAGACCTCCATAGGCTGCTGGTTGTTGCGAG GTTGCTCTCATTAAGTCACGGGCAGAACACACTCTCCAGAGATGGCTGGATGAAAGCCAAGCAGCTAGAGGCCTTGAGAATAAGTCGAACACCGCAGCAAAAATGTGTGAATGGAAACGAgccttaa
- the LOC109092138 gene encoding mini-chromosome maintenance complex-binding protein isoform X1 — MPTVHDWINNPLGVVDGLFAQSNSSPDWEKKVVEYFKEKLKLNDAHTWVPSLNDVPLHYLKPNSLVKFRCMVQDMFDPEFFLGVYETNDPTSNSKQVKCGKYKDVTEGGQVDFNSRNTVTSERQTFYCVPIPGESQWAKESYAGTNQARVVPSTSYVPNRHKRSYEEDDEMDMQPQQMKDVSQGAQSSAESHGNTEPKRQETEAPSHDSSPSHCTSSLDLNFPLPGEKGPACLVKVYENWDSFKLNDMLEVFGILSVDPALSVIADEREASSLLDPTEGMETVEEQRVHSPPASLVPRLHMLYAQPLAHNNPLLPSSATENNDLSSDLGELASVRAELLTYLTHVLMGDSLAAEYLILHLISNVYSRRDVLPLGKFTLNLSGCPHSSPYTEHLYKVIQQLVPSSYRLCMSLHNMNNQRMVPRKDYTANRLVSGTLQLASNTSLFLDETQLEQGQLDATGVRNITALGNLISWQKVDYDFNYHQMEFSCNINVLITSEGRSLLPSDSQVHLRPTLNPPNLEEYLSAVQVAQVPSQLNKYRIYLSVARALNYTISDEITKAVEEDFVEMRKDDPQNMSAEDLHRLLVVARLLSLSHGQNTLSRDGWMKAKQLEALRISRTPQQKCVNGNEP, encoded by the exons ATGCCTACGGTTCATGACTGGATCAATAACCCACTGGGTGTTGTTGATGGGCTGTTTG CCCAGAGTAACTCAAGTCCAGACTGGGAGAAGAAAGTTGTGGAGTATTTCAAAGAGAAACTGAAACTAAACGACGCTCATACATGG GTTCCATCGCTGAATGATGTTCCCCTGCACTACCTGAAGCCTAATAGCCTCGTGAAATTTCGTTGCATGGTCCAGGATATGTTTGATCCAGAATTTTTCCTGGGTGTTTATGAGACGAATGATCCCACGTCTAACTCTAAA CAGGTGAAATGTGGAAAATACAAAGATGTCACAGAGGGTGGG CAGGTGGACTTCAACTCAAGAAACACAGTTACTTCAGAGAGACAGACCTTTTACTGTGTCCCCATCCCAGGAGAATCTCAATGGGCCAAAGAA AGCTATGCAGGTACCAATCAGGCACGAGTGGTGCCCTCCACTTCCTATGTCCCAAACAGGCATAAGCGCAGCTATGAAGAGGACGATGAGATGGACATGCAGCCCCAACAGATGAAAGATGTTAGTCAAG GAGCTCAGAGCTCTGCAGAGTCTCATGGCAACACTGAGCCGAAGCGTCAGGAGACAGAAGCTCCCAGCCACGACTCGTCTCCGTCACACTGCACATCCAGTCTGGACCTCAACTTCCCTTTGCCTGGAGAAAAGGGCCCAGCCTGTCTTGTTAAG GTGTATGAGAACTGGGACAGTTTCAAACTGAATGACATGTTGGAAGTATTTGGCATCCTTTCTGTGGACCCTGCCTTGAGTGTGATTGCAGATGAGAG AGAGGCGTCTTCGCTGCTGGACCCCACAGAAGGTATGGAGACTGTGGAGGAGCAAAGAGTTCACAGCCCGCCAGCATCCCTCGTACCACGACTGCATATGCTGTATGCCCAGCCTCTCGCGCACAACAACCCACTACTGCCCTCTAGTGCAACGGAGAATAACG ATTTGAGCAGTGATCTTGGGGAACTGGCTTCAGTCCGAGCAGAGCTGCTCACCTACCTCACACATGTCCTGATGGGGGATTCACTCGCGGCAGAGTACCTCATTCTCCATCTCATCTCCAATGT GTACAGCAGACGGGATGTTCTTCCTTTGGGCAAATTCACCTTGAATCTCAGTGGCTGTCCTCACAGCTCTCCATACACTGAGCATCTCTACAAAGTCATCCAACAGCTTGTGCCATCT TCATACCGGCTATGCATGAGCCTACATAACATGAACAACCAGAGGATGGTGCCCCGTAAAGATTACACAGCTAACCGCCTGGTGAGTGGGACACTTCAGCTGGCCAGCAACACATCATTGTTTCTGGATGAGACACAGCTGGAGCAGGGCCAACTGGACGCCACAG GTGTGCGAAACATCACCGCGCTGGGGAACCTGATCTCCTGGCAGAAGGTTGATTACGACTTTAACTACCACCAGATGGAATTCTCCTGCAATATTAACGTGCTTATCACATCTGAGGGCCGATCGCTTCTCCCG TCTGACAGTCAGGTTCACCTGCGGCCCACCCTGAACCCACCTAACCTGGAGGAGTACCTGAGCGCCGTGCAGGTGGCGCAGGTTCCATCCCAGCTCAACAAGTATCGCATCTATCTGAGTGTGGCTCGTGCCCTGAACTACACTATTTCGGATGAGATTACAAAG GCAGTAGAAGAAGACTTTGTAGAGATGCGAAAAGATGACCCTCAGAATATGTCTGCGGAAGACCTCCATAGGCTGCTGGTTGTTGCGAG GTTGCTCTCATTAAGTCACGGGCAGAACACACTCTCCAGAGATGGCTGGATGAAAGCCAAGCAGCTAGAGGCCTTGAGAATAAGTCGAACACCGCAGCAAAAATGTGTGAATGGAAACGAgccttaa
- the LOC109092134 gene encoding SEC23-interacting protein-like isoform X1, producing MADRKANNIPSSSANLLFSGAPEFNFSLPFIPVSQATGPAVLSGDDASEVGEEDSFLGQTSSAAPQASTFNYFSNTTNSSDPFASIGQQPCPPPAATVIPSTTGPSPASTAASLPLNPPISHMNPIQQYGSVSNQIPVGTYTHPPNAPTPPPPTQSSQQSYNPYRHTPVSSKTSPYLMAPELQQQPPSQTPQHLNPYSQTTPAPSFQTPPTAFSKPPPTQIPPPPTTASMTGPLVPANSMVPYAYNVYEPVQPHWFYCKQVESKMVWLPFSVLDSIRLEETFNSVQPDPENVIVCTDGGRYDVQLYDRARTAVYWEEEPTEVRRCTWFYKGDADSRFIPYSEDFSEKLEAEYKKAVTTNQWHRRLEFPSGETIVMHNPKVIVQFQPSAMPDEWGTTQDGQTRPRVVKRGVDDDQDEVPDGEMPQVDHLVFMVHGIGPVCDLRFRSMVECVDDFRSVSLKLLQSHFKKARDDHLISRVEFLPVHWHTALHGDATGVDRRIKKITLPSTGRLRHFTNETLLDVLFYNSPTYCQTIMDTVAFEINRLHALFMQRNPDFKGRVSVAGHSLGSLILFDLLSNQKTGSPSSGPATNGNAPPNVKQVSPVIQANEVPTVAAAEEESKEEEEEIGNLSSVLEMLGLSEYLSTFETEKIDVESLLMCTIDDLKEMAIPLGPRKKLANFVKEKSAKQAARKAVKEKTVEKEEPKETQPPVQTEPTPHPAVSKLPVGRTMSSIHVDYNYFEIGTGQVSVVYHALVFEPVNFFALGSPIGMFLTVRGVEKIEESYQLPTCKGFFNIYHPLDPVAYRLEPMILPDIELEPVLIPHHKGRKRLHLELKESLSRMGSDLKHGFMSSLKSAWQTLNEFARAHTSSVQLHEQLAMVASQIKAEEEMQQGEEENKMVESPEPQKEEETQIKVGMLNGGNRVDYVLQEKPIESFNEYLFALQSHLCYWESEDTALLLLKEIYKTMNIHPDHSVH from the exons ATGGCTGACAGGAAAGCCAATAACATCCCCAGCAGCAGCGCAAATCTGCTGTTTTCAGGGGCTCCGGAGTTCAACTTCAGCCTGCCGTTCATACCTGTCAGCCAGGCCACCGGCCCCGCGGTTTTATCCGGAG ATGATGCCAGTGAAGTTGGAGAAGAAGACAGTTTTCTTGGTCAGACGTCATCAGCAGCTCCTCAAGCCTCCACGTTCAATTATTTTTCCAACACGACTAACAGCAGCGACCCGTTTGCATCTATAGGGCAGCAGCCATGCCCGCCTCCAGCCGCCACCGTCATTCCTTCAACAACAGGCCCGTCGCCTGCGTCCACTGCAGCTAGCCTGCCTCTGAACCCACCAATATCTCACATGAACCCCATTCAGCAGTATGGCAGTGTTTCTAATCAAATCCCTGTGGGTACATACACTCATCCACCTAATGCACCGACTCCTCCTCCTCCTACCCAGAGCTCCCAGCAGTCCTATAATCCGTACCGTCACACACCTGTCAGTAGCAAAACTAGTCCGTACCTCATGGCTCCTGAATTACAGCAGCAGCCCCCCAGCCAAACACCCCAGCATCTTAACCCCTATTCTCAGACCACACCTGCTCCCTCGTTCCAGACTCCACCCACAGCGTTCAGCAAG CCTCCCCCAACACAGATTCCACCACCCCCTACAACGGCCAGCATGACCGGACCATTAGTCCCTGCCAACTCAATGGTGCCATATGCATACAATGTTTATGAACCTGTTCAGCCTCACTGGTTCTACTGCAAACAAGTGGAGTCAAAGATGGTCTGGCTTCCCTTTAGTGTTCTGGATTCCATTCGCTTGGAAGAAACATTTAACTCTG TTCAGCCAGATCCAGAGAATGTGATCGTGTGTACGGACGGGGGGCGCTATGACGTGCAGCTGTATGACCGCGCACGGACTGCCGTGTACTGGGAGGAAGAGCCCACTGAAGTCCGCCGCTGTACCTGGTTCTACAAAGGAGACGCAGACAGTCGCTTCATCCCCTATTCAGAAGACTTCAGTGAGAAGCTGGAG GCAGAATATAAGAAAGCTGTTACCACTAATCAGTGGCACCGCCGACTGGAATTCCCTTCTGGTGAGACCATCGTAATGCACAATCCAAAG GTGATTGTGCAGTTTCAGCCGTCTGCCATGCCTGATGAATGGGGCACGACACAGGATGGTCAGACCCGACCTCGGGTCGTCAAGAGGGGTGTGGACGATGATCAGGATGAAGTACCTGATG GTGAAATGCCTCAGGTGGATCATCTGGTGTTTATGGTGCATGGAATAGGCCCCGTCTGTGACCTGAGGTTTAGGAGCATGGTGGAGTGTG TGGATGACTTCCGCAGCGTGTCCTTGAAGCTGTTGCAAAGTCACTTCAAGAAGGCCCGTGATGATCATCTGATTAGTCGTGTGGAGTTTCTTCCtgtgcactggcacacagctctGCATGGTGATGCCACAGGGGTTGACAG GAGGATAAAGAAGATTACTCTGCCCAGCACAGGTCGTTTGCGTCACTTCACTAATGAAACCCTCTTAGATGTTCTCTTCTACAACAGCCCAACCTACTGCCAGACCATTATGGACACCGTGGCTTTTGAGATCAACCGCTTGCATGCACTATTCATGCAAAGAAACCCAGACTTCAAAGGCAGAGTGTCCGTGGCTGGACACAGCTTGG GCTCTTTGATACTTTTTGATCTGCTGTCCAATCAGAAGACTGGCTCACCTTCATCAGGTCCAGCGACCAATGGAAATGCTCCGCCTAATGTGAAACAG GTAAGTCCTGTCATCCAGGCCAATGAAGTGCCCACTGTAGCAGCTGCTGAGGAAGAGTctaaagaggaagaggaggagattGGTAACCTGTCatcagttctggagatgttgggGTTGTCTGAATATCTGAGCACTTTTGAAACTGAGAAGATCGACGTAGAGTCTCTG CTGATGTGCACAATAGATGATCTGAAGGAAATGGCTATTCCTCTGGGGCCTCGTAAAAAACTCGCCAACTTTGTCAAAGAGAAGTCTGCAAAACAG GCGGCCCGAAAGGCTGTGAAAGAGAAGACTGTAGAAAAAGAGGAACCAAAAGAGACTCAACCTCCCGTTCAGACGGAGCCCACACCACATCCTGCCGTCAGCAAATTGCCAGTGGGAAGGACCATGTCCTCAATCCATGTGGATTACAACTATTTTGAAATAGGCACAGGACAG GTGTCGGTGGTATATCATGCTCTTGTCTTCGAACCGGTGAATTTCTTTGCTCTCGGTTCTCCCATCGGGATGTTTCTGACAGTACGTGGAGTAGAGAAAATCGAAGAGTCCTACCAGCTTCCCACCTGCAAAGGGTTCTTCAATATCTACCACCCA CTGGATCCAGTTGCATACAGACTTGAACCCATGATCTTACCAGACATTGAGCTGGAGCCGGTTTTGATCCCTCATCATAAAGGGAGAAAGAGGCTTCATCTTG AATTAAAAGAGAGTTTATCCAGGATGGGCTCTGACCTAAAGCATGGCTTCATGAGCTCTCTGAAGAGCGCTTGGCAGACTCTGAATGAGTTTGCCCGCGCTCACACCTCATCCGTTCAACTGCACGAACAGCTCGCCATGGTCGCCAGTCAAATTAAAGCAGAAGAGGAAATGCAGCAAGGGGAAG AGGAGAATAAGATGGTTGAGAGTCCTGAGCCCCAGAAGGAAGAGGAGACACAAATAAAAGTGGGAATGCTGAATGGAGGGAATCGCGTTGACTACGTCCTGCAAGAGAAACCCATCGAGAGCTTCAATGAATACCTGTTTGCACTCCAAAGTCATCTGTGTTACTG GGAATCTGAAGATACAGCTCTGCTTCTCCTAAAGGAAATTTACAAGACCATGAACATACACCCAGATCATTCAGTGCATTGA
- the LOC109092134 gene encoding SEC23-interacting protein-like isoform X2 — protein MADRKANNIPSSSANLLFSGAPEFNFSLPFIPVSQATGPAVLSGDASEVGEEDSFLGQTSSAAPQASTFNYFSNTTNSSDPFASIGQQPCPPPAATVIPSTTGPSPASTAASLPLNPPISHMNPIQQYGSVSNQIPVGTYTHPPNAPTPPPPTQSSQQSYNPYRHTPVSSKTSPYLMAPELQQQPPSQTPQHLNPYSQTTPAPSFQTPPTAFSKPPPTQIPPPPTTASMTGPLVPANSMVPYAYNVYEPVQPHWFYCKQVESKMVWLPFSVLDSIRLEETFNSVQPDPENVIVCTDGGRYDVQLYDRARTAVYWEEEPTEVRRCTWFYKGDADSRFIPYSEDFSEKLEAEYKKAVTTNQWHRRLEFPSGETIVMHNPKVIVQFQPSAMPDEWGTTQDGQTRPRVVKRGVDDDQDEVPDGEMPQVDHLVFMVHGIGPVCDLRFRSMVECVDDFRSVSLKLLQSHFKKARDDHLISRVEFLPVHWHTALHGDATGVDRRIKKITLPSTGRLRHFTNETLLDVLFYNSPTYCQTIMDTVAFEINRLHALFMQRNPDFKGRVSVAGHSLGSLILFDLLSNQKTGSPSSGPATNGNAPPNVKQVSPVIQANEVPTVAAAEEESKEEEEEIGNLSSVLEMLGLSEYLSTFETEKIDVESLLMCTIDDLKEMAIPLGPRKKLANFVKEKSAKQAARKAVKEKTVEKEEPKETQPPVQTEPTPHPAVSKLPVGRTMSSIHVDYNYFEIGTGQVSVVYHALVFEPVNFFALGSPIGMFLTVRGVEKIEESYQLPTCKGFFNIYHPLDPVAYRLEPMILPDIELEPVLIPHHKGRKRLHLELKESLSRMGSDLKHGFMSSLKSAWQTLNEFARAHTSSVQLHEQLAMVASQIKAEEEMQQGEEENKMVESPEPQKEEETQIKVGMLNGGNRVDYVLQEKPIESFNEYLFALQSHLCYWESEDTALLLLKEIYKTMNIHPDHSVH, from the exons ATGGCTGACAGGAAAGCCAATAACATCCCCAGCAGCAGCGCAAATCTGCTGTTTTCAGGGGCTCCGGAGTTCAACTTCAGCCTGCCGTTCATACCTGTCAGCCAGGCCACCGGCCCCGCGGTTTTATCCGGAG ATGCCAGTGAAGTTGGAGAAGAAGACAGTTTTCTTGGTCAGACGTCATCAGCAGCTCCTCAAGCCTCCACGTTCAATTATTTTTCCAACACGACTAACAGCAGCGACCCGTTTGCATCTATAGGGCAGCAGCCATGCCCGCCTCCAGCCGCCACCGTCATTCCTTCAACAACAGGCCCGTCGCCTGCGTCCACTGCAGCTAGCCTGCCTCTGAACCCACCAATATCTCACATGAACCCCATTCAGCAGTATGGCAGTGTTTCTAATCAAATCCCTGTGGGTACATACACTCATCCACCTAATGCACCGACTCCTCCTCCTCCTACCCAGAGCTCCCAGCAGTCCTATAATCCGTACCGTCACACACCTGTCAGTAGCAAAACTAGTCCGTACCTCATGGCTCCTGAATTACAGCAGCAGCCCCCCAGCCAAACACCCCAGCATCTTAACCCCTATTCTCAGACCACACCTGCTCCCTCGTTCCAGACTCCACCCACAGCGTTCAGCAAG CCTCCCCCAACACAGATTCCACCACCCCCTACAACGGCCAGCATGACCGGACCATTAGTCCCTGCCAACTCAATGGTGCCATATGCATACAATGTTTATGAACCTGTTCAGCCTCACTGGTTCTACTGCAAACAAGTGGAGTCAAAGATGGTCTGGCTTCCCTTTAGTGTTCTGGATTCCATTCGCTTGGAAGAAACATTTAACTCTG TTCAGCCAGATCCAGAGAATGTGATCGTGTGTACGGACGGGGGGCGCTATGACGTGCAGCTGTATGACCGCGCACGGACTGCCGTGTACTGGGAGGAAGAGCCCACTGAAGTCCGCCGCTGTACCTGGTTCTACAAAGGAGACGCAGACAGTCGCTTCATCCCCTATTCAGAAGACTTCAGTGAGAAGCTGGAG GCAGAATATAAGAAAGCTGTTACCACTAATCAGTGGCACCGCCGACTGGAATTCCCTTCTGGTGAGACCATCGTAATGCACAATCCAAAG GTGATTGTGCAGTTTCAGCCGTCTGCCATGCCTGATGAATGGGGCACGACACAGGATGGTCAGACCCGACCTCGGGTCGTCAAGAGGGGTGTGGACGATGATCAGGATGAAGTACCTGATG GTGAAATGCCTCAGGTGGATCATCTGGTGTTTATGGTGCATGGAATAGGCCCCGTCTGTGACCTGAGGTTTAGGAGCATGGTGGAGTGTG TGGATGACTTCCGCAGCGTGTCCTTGAAGCTGTTGCAAAGTCACTTCAAGAAGGCCCGTGATGATCATCTGATTAGTCGTGTGGAGTTTCTTCCtgtgcactggcacacagctctGCATGGTGATGCCACAGGGGTTGACAG GAGGATAAAGAAGATTACTCTGCCCAGCACAGGTCGTTTGCGTCACTTCACTAATGAAACCCTCTTAGATGTTCTCTTCTACAACAGCCCAACCTACTGCCAGACCATTATGGACACCGTGGCTTTTGAGATCAACCGCTTGCATGCACTATTCATGCAAAGAAACCCAGACTTCAAAGGCAGAGTGTCCGTGGCTGGACACAGCTTGG GCTCTTTGATACTTTTTGATCTGCTGTCCAATCAGAAGACTGGCTCACCTTCATCAGGTCCAGCGACCAATGGAAATGCTCCGCCTAATGTGAAACAG GTAAGTCCTGTCATCCAGGCCAATGAAGTGCCCACTGTAGCAGCTGCTGAGGAAGAGTctaaagaggaagaggaggagattGGTAACCTGTCatcagttctggagatgttgggGTTGTCTGAATATCTGAGCACTTTTGAAACTGAGAAGATCGACGTAGAGTCTCTG CTGATGTGCACAATAGATGATCTGAAGGAAATGGCTATTCCTCTGGGGCCTCGTAAAAAACTCGCCAACTTTGTCAAAGAGAAGTCTGCAAAACAG GCGGCCCGAAAGGCTGTGAAAGAGAAGACTGTAGAAAAAGAGGAACCAAAAGAGACTCAACCTCCCGTTCAGACGGAGCCCACACCACATCCTGCCGTCAGCAAATTGCCAGTGGGAAGGACCATGTCCTCAATCCATGTGGATTACAACTATTTTGAAATAGGCACAGGACAG GTGTCGGTGGTATATCATGCTCTTGTCTTCGAACCGGTGAATTTCTTTGCTCTCGGTTCTCCCATCGGGATGTTTCTGACAGTACGTGGAGTAGAGAAAATCGAAGAGTCCTACCAGCTTCCCACCTGCAAAGGGTTCTTCAATATCTACCACCCA CTGGATCCAGTTGCATACAGACTTGAACCCATGATCTTACCAGACATTGAGCTGGAGCCGGTTTTGATCCCTCATCATAAAGGGAGAAAGAGGCTTCATCTTG AATTAAAAGAGAGTTTATCCAGGATGGGCTCTGACCTAAAGCATGGCTTCATGAGCTCTCTGAAGAGCGCTTGGCAGACTCTGAATGAGTTTGCCCGCGCTCACACCTCATCCGTTCAACTGCACGAACAGCTCGCCATGGTCGCCAGTCAAATTAAAGCAGAAGAGGAAATGCAGCAAGGGGAAG AGGAGAATAAGATGGTTGAGAGTCCTGAGCCCCAGAAGGAAGAGGAGACACAAATAAAAGTGGGAATGCTGAATGGAGGGAATCGCGTTGACTACGTCCTGCAAGAGAAACCCATCGAGAGCTTCAATGAATACCTGTTTGCACTCCAAAGTCATCTGTGTTACTG GGAATCTGAAGATACAGCTCTGCTTCTCCTAAAGGAAATTTACAAGACCATGAACATACACCCAGATCATTCAGTGCATTGA